A window from Drosophila subobscura isolate 14011-0131.10 chromosome O, UCBerk_Dsub_1.0, whole genome shotgun sequence encodes these proteins:
- the LOC117899748 gene encoding leucine-rich repeat serine/threonine-protein kinase 1 isoform X2 → MSDSDEDAREEVRQIKHGELRAAVSEGDERTVRVLLSALGTERQIIVNMAPSGANTLLFTACQSGYESITQRLLDAGADGRSHAVTKYSPLYAAVHSGHLGIARLMLDRFPELIQQPTVERWLPLHAACINGHIKLLELLIGYKYPDYLYQTYRDEEGQWEWRLPFDANAHDVTGQTSLYIASILGNKQLVGVLLKWQLHCRRTLGDSPSSVSTPITPTRKRISFGIQAIMSKLHISGEAEALEEQPTAESTESQRCPINVNLLCGAARETALLAAVRGGHLDVVQSLLQHGANPNIVAKPVEDQNDPKCSEEIYGLSNVPIAEACKQRSLAMLDLLLKHGARDDNGSAISMALAGGDEAILSRLLARRVHPDSDYKINKKGLPTPVEVNVFLPSTSNISYSAMFPNVPTIIDWHSLSSSIQLTVVRVPWLVSGVLLLNPKLQSHPRLTEVSLTAITRIDFSHNLLTTIPQELLHLVSLKYLNVAQNKITELPVPMGKTYSCPVLDELFLQDNQLTTLPAAIFHLPALTILDISNNKLQELPFDLWRAPKLRELNVAFNLLKDLPVPPMQTSSSVWSLDKLQLQSFDEPASNKPRNLTQQELTHRNIWSASLEIADNDMKWHQDQELLADGKVPGAGASQLSSLNIANNLFNSIPAALPCLAVNLTRLNMSYNSLRSMGHVTSYPATLKQLDLSHNEISCWPSLPRITESDPNLLCYSYVQVPEGQEEPTYKSSASKGSASSFRASVLKSVCRHRRHLRLEALRTLILADNLLTRIQLSTDDATTLFNESEDADWSVVGLSKSKVIFPNLSMLDMTNNCLKEIPPSLHELSSLSVLNISGNVNITELPPHLGLLSRLWNLNTRGCLLQEPLRSMIDSKKHKTMDIVGYLKSIYEDAQPYARMKLMVVGVAGIGKSTLLDLLRQGVGSGSSSSSHRSRASENHWAKRMGHARSSSRSQRHSSTSNSNISTVGVDIGTWICEKRKRSPGSHGPVVFRTWDFGGQKEYYATHQYFLSKRSLYLVLWRISDGHKGLAELLQWLANIQARAPNSPVIIVGTHFDAVGESISAQKAEHLQQLIREKFIAIPDAEKIGLPRVIDSIEISCRTLHNIHLLANIIYDTSMQLRSPGSKEPMLLQKIPASYIALEDIVHVIACNLRAAGRDPVLDAEQYRRLITEQMRLHNYKSFRDAAELQQATTWCHENGVLLHYDDATLRDYYFLDPQWLCDMLAHVVTVREINPFAPTGVMKLDDLQLLFRSVQVQGNGNRSYIVSLLNKFEVALTWDSRTLLIPSLLPLQEGATPNTGTTVKLSQRSRGRNLGCSVSQELNLNTLIYEQRSPRTSPSSSSAATQGLRRILLMTYFPSGFWSRLITRILADEQIVEAIRSVYVAAQDKCVEFDLRLSLEQDTQWNLWQTGLALYYGPILIFRIWEVPFQCSERTQPFRTAGNRFKLKLDGIWSDVSLSSSSILEVYFPLHHVNIYQELDDGERQLLAELQPHASQVAKLLALTVDHIDLLLEDWYPSLGTRFVHTSEGRFLITRMVLCPRCLRKLQQQHSNEPGDRELPALGCNRPSRSGRRGAGAYFLHGVGDPGDDGALNVFSAYLNATARRERRSEDSLGAGSDADSGVGPDSAGSSRNTSVDGHPGYHLPDNSNVCYAWMIEECILSVYNQSKLSCPVHLEQSMSQLAPDVIFADIPDKHTIATECIIKGSLLGRGAFGFVFKASCKLRGARSFKPVAMKMLQPVPPGSRAKESALMAYKVALGKWDRDPLQHSCKAYCTARQELAVLLTLKHPNIVPLVGICIKPLALVLELAPQGGLDALLRQYRRSGAHMGPHTFQTLVLQAARAIEYLHRRRIIYRDLKSENVLVWELPQPHTEDSPRNHVHIKIADYGISRQTAPSGAKGFGGTEGFMAPEIIRYNGEEEYTEKVDCFSFGMFIYENISLRQPFEGHESIKECILEGSRPALTQRETQFPTCCLDLMVLCWHEQPRRRPTASQIVSILSAPECIHLLDVVALPHSEKIVCGVFQSTIGMGDEERCGLELWLPAFGSRIDILDCTPSGCLVQCNSISCAPQPQVGPPKTPENGSQSRSRSAQRQPKMNMLCCCLVGEAIWMGDVSGNLHAYSTTTYAHLFSYMLDPAIKSAVVSLVYMEKIARVAVGLHNGRVFLVDATMMPTNCAFAEGSFVLTEICSGFVLHAACSVLIDGTYELWCGEIAGKINVFPLSESGVSGHQALCHSEEPNLIEDVKVARLCSNENHVFSCLYPGCMVYQWGVTSKRIENKLDCSKLLPCSESLQSIAIDEHVSLIKCQISALAAHNTELYIGTTWGCLIVAELQTLRPISVFRPYENEIKAIITLSNDKVPLIATIGRRYRSLISRYVDSAESSSSCSAVSTPTHGAAKSLPPVDVDNHIHCLLWRAKHWT, encoded by the exons ATGAGCGACTCCGATGAAG ATGCACGGGAGGAGGTGCGCCAGATCAAGCATGGAGAGCTCAGGGCGGCTGTTAGCGAGGGGGATGAGCGCACGGTGCGTGTCCTTCTGTCGGCACTGGGAACCGAGAGGCAGATTATAGTCAATATGGCACCATCCGGCGCCAACACGCTGCTGTTCAC AGCCTGTCAGTCTGGCTATGAGAGCATCACCCAGCgactgctggatgctggagcTGATGGACGATCCCATGCGGTGACAAAGTACTCACCGCTGTATGCAGCCGTGCACAGTGGCCATCTGGGCATCGCCAGACTGATGCTTGACCGATTTCCCGAGCTGATCCAACAGCCGACAGTGGAgcgctggctgccgctgcacgcGGCCTGCATCAATGGGCACatcaagctgctggagctgctgattGGCTACAAATATCCCGACTACCTCTATCAGACATATCGCGACGAGGAGGGCCAGTGGGAGTGGCGGCTGCCCTTCGATGCCAATGCGCACGATGTGACGGGGCAGACGAGTCTCTACATAGCCAGCATTTTGGGCAACAAGCAACTGGTTGGAGTTCTGCTCAAGTGGCAGCTTCACTGCAGACGCACGCTGGGCGACTCTCCCAGTTCGGTGAGCACGCCCATAACGCCCACCCGGAAGCGCATTTCCTTTGGCATCCAGGCCATCATGTCGAAGCTGCATATATCCGGCGAAGCAGAGGccctggaggagcagccaacGGCAGAGTCCACAGAATCGCAACGTTGTCCCATCAACGTGAATTTGTTGTGCGGTGCTGCACGAGAGACggctctgctggctgccgtcCGTGGCGGGCATTTGGATGTGGTGCAGTCGTTGCTGCAGCATGGCGCCAACCCGAACATTGTGGCCAAGCCCGTGGAGGATCAGAATGATCCCAAGTGCAGCGAGGAGATCTACGGACTGAGCAATGTCCCCATTGCTGAGGCCTGCAAGCAGCGCTCCCTGGCCATGCTGGATCTGCTGCTAAAGCACGGGGCGCGCGACGACAATGGCTCAGCCATCAGCATGGCTCTGGCTGGTGGCGACGAGGCGATTCTAAGTCGCCTGCTGGCGCGCCGCGTGCACCCAGACTCGGACTACAAAATCAACAAGAAGGGTCTGCCCACACCGGTGGAGGTGAATGTGTTTCTGCCCTCCACGAGCAACATATCCTACAGCGCCATGTTCCCCAATGTGCCCACCATCATCGACTGGCACAGCCTAAGCTCTAGCATTCAGCTGACAGTCGTGCGTGTGCCTTGGCTCGTCAGTggagtgctgctgctaaaCCCCAAACTGCAGTCGCATCCCAGGCTCACTGAGGTCTCGCTGACTGCCATCACTCGGATCGACTTTTCGCACAATCTGCTCACGACCATTCCCCAGGAGTTGCTGCATCTGGTTAGCCTCAA ATATCTAAATGTGGCCCAGAACAAGATCACCGAGCTGCCCGTGCCCATGGGCAAGACGTACAGCTGCCCCGTGCTGGACGAGCTCTTCCTGCAGGACAATCAGCTGACAacgctgccagctgccatttTCCATCTGCCTGCGCTGACCATTTTGGACATCTCGAACaacaagctgcaggagctgccatTCGATCTGTGGCGTGCTCCCAAGCTGCGCGAGCTGAATGTGGCCTTCAATCTGCTCAAGGATCTGCCGGTGCCGCCCATGCAGACGAGCAGCTCTGTCTGGAGCCTggacaagctgcagctgcagtcctTCGATGAACCCGCCTCGAATAAGCCCCGCAACCTGACCCAGCAGGAGCTCACACATCGGAATATTTGGTCCGCTTCGCTGGAGATTGCCGACAATGACATGAAGTGGCACCAGGACCAGGAACTGCTGGCTGATGGCAAGGTCCCAGGGGCAGGCGCCTCTCAGTTGAGCAGCCTGAACATAGCCAACAATCTGTTCAACAGCATTCcggctgccctgccctgcctggcAGTGAATCTGACCCGTCTGAACATGTCCTACAACAGTCTGCGTTCCATGGGTCATGTGACGAGCTATCCGGCCACGCTGAAGCAGTTGGACTTGAGCCACAATGAGATCTCCTGCTGGCCCAGCCTGCCGCGCATAACCGAATCGGATCCGAATCTACTCTGCTACAGCTACGTCCAGGTGCCGGAGGGACAGGAGGAGCCTACCTACAAGTCATCAGCGTCGAAGGGCAGCGCCTCCTCCTTCCGCGCATCGGTGCTGAAGAGCGTCTGTCGCCACAGGCGCCATCTACGCTTGGAAGCGTTGCGCACTCTCATTCTGGCGGACAATCTGCTCACCCGAATTCAGCTGTCAACAGACGATGCCACAACCCTCTTCAATGAGAGCGAGGACGCCGACTGGAGTGTGGTGGGGCTGAGCAAGTCCAAGGTGATCTTTCCGAATCTCTCCATGCTGGACATGACCAACAATTGCCTTAAGGAGATCCCACCATCGCTGCACGAGCTGAGCAGCCTCTCGGTGCTGAACATAAGCGGAAACGTGAACATAACAGAGCTGCCGCCCCATCTCGGACTGCTCTCGAGGCTGTGGAATCTGAACACACGCGGATGCCTGCTGCAGGAGCCATTGCGCTCGATGATCGATAGCAAGAAGCACAAGACAATGGACATTGTGGGCTACCTCAAGTCCATCTATGAGGATGCCCAGCCCTATGCGAGAATGAAGCTCATGGTGGTGGGTGTGGCCGGCATAGGCAAGAGCACGCTGCTGGACTTGCTGCGCCAGGGCGTGGGATcgggctccagctccagctcacATCGTTCCCGAGCCAGTGAGAATCACTGGGCCAAGCGGATGGGCCATGCGCGCAgctcctctcgctctcagcGACACTCTTCCACATCAAACTCAAACATATCCACGGTGGGCGTGGACATTGGCACCTGGATATGCGAGAAGAGAAAGCGTTCGCCCGGCTCGCACGGTCCCGTGGTCTTTCGCACATGGGATTTCGGGGGACAGAAGGAGTACTATGCCACACATCAGTACTTCCTGTCCAAGCGCAGCCTCTATCTCGTGCTGTGGCGCATCAGTGACGGGCACAAGGGTCTGGCCGAGCTGCTCCAATGGCTGGCCAACATACAGGCACGCGCGCCCAACTCTCCCGTCATCATTGTGGGCACCCATTTCGATGCGGTGGGTGAGTCTATTTCCGCTCAAAAAGCggagcatctgcagcagctgattcGGGAGAAGTTCATCGCGATTCCAGATGCAGAAAAGATCGGACTGCCGCGGGTCATTGACTCCATTGAGATCAGTTGTCG CACGTTGCACAACATCCATTTGCTGGCCAACATCATCTACGACACGTCGATGCAGCTGCGCTCGCCCGGCTCCAAGGAaccgatgctgctgcagaagatTCCCGCCAGTTACATTGCCCTCGAGGACATTGTCCATGTGATTGCGTGCAATTTGCGAGCAGCGGGTCGCGATCCTGTGCTGGATGCCGAGCAGTATCGCCGCCTCATCACGGAGCAGATGCGCCTGCACAATTATAAAAGCTTTCGGGATGCCGCCGAGCTGCAACAGGCCACCACCTGGTGCCATGAGAACGGTGTGCTGCTACACTACGATGATGCCACGCTCAGAGATTACTATTTCCTCGATCCGCAGTGGCTGTGCGATATGCTGGCCCATGTGGTCACCGTGCGAGAGATTAATCCCTTTGCGCCGACGGGCGTCATGAAGCTGGATgatctccagctgctgttccGCAGTGTCCAGGTGCAAGGGAATGGCAATCGCAG TTACATTGTCAGTTTGTTGAACAAGTTTGAGGTGGCTCTGACCTGGGATTCGCGTACTCTACTCATTCCctctctgctgccactgcaagAGGGAGCCACGCCCAATACTGGCACCACGGTGAAGTTATCGCAGCGTTCGCGTGGCCGCAATTTGGGTTGCTCCGTCTCGCAGGAGCTGAATCTGAACACGCTGATCTACGAGCAGCGTTCGCCACGCACTTCCCCATCCAGTTCGTCCGCGGCTACTCAAGGACTGCGGCGTATCCTTCTCATGACGTACTTCCCCTCGGGCTTCTGGTCGCGCCTCATTACACGGATTCTGGCCGATGAGCAGATCGTTGAAGCAATCCGCAGCGTCTATGTGGCTGCCCAAGAT AAATGCGTAGAGTTTGATTTACGCCTCTCACTGGAGCAGGACACACAATGGAATCTGTGGCAGACAGGCCTGGCTCTCTATTATGGACCCATTCTGATCTTTAGGATCTGGGAGGTGCCCTTCCAGTGCAGCGAGCGAACGCAGCCCTTCCGCACGGCAGGCAATCGATTCAAGCTCAAGCTGGATGGCATTTGGAGCGATGTTAGCTTGAGCTCTTCGAGCATTCTGGAGGTGTACTTCCCGCTCCATCATGTGAACATCTACCAAGAGCTGGACGACGGGGAacgccagctgctggccgagcTGCAGCCCCACGCGTCGCAGGTGGCCAAGCTATTGGCCCTGACTGTGGATCACATTGATTTGCTGCTGGAGGATTGGTATCCGTCGTTGGGCACACGCTTTGTGCACACCTCCGAGGGTCGCTTCTTGATCACGCGCATGGTGCTGTGTCCGCGCTGCCTCcgcaagctgcagcagcagcacagcaatGAGCCCGGGGACCGAGAGTTGCCTGCCCTGGGATGCAATAGAcccagccgcagcggcagacgCGGCGCTGGCGCTTACTTCCTGCACGGCGTGGGCGATCCCGGTGATGATGGTGCGCTGAATGTCTTCTCCGCTTACCTTAACGCGACAGCCAGAAGGGAGCGACGTTCCGAGGACTCCCTGGGCGCTGGCTCGGATGCGGACTCGGGCGTGGGCCCCGACTCTGCCGGCTCCTCGCGCAACACATCTGTGGACGGACACCCAGGCTACCATTTGCCGGACAATTCCAACGTTTGCTACGCCTGGATGATCGAAGAGTGCATCCTGTCCGTGTATAACCAGAGCAAGCTCAGCTGCCCGGTGCACCTGGAGCAGTCAATGTCGCAGCTGGCGCCCGATGTGATCTTTGCCGACATTCCCGACAAACACACCATTGCCACGGAGTGCATCATTAAGGGCTCGCTGCTGGGTCGCggtgcctttggctttgtgttCAAGGCCAGCTGCAAGCTGCGAGGCGCGCGTTCCTTCAAGCCTGTGGCCATGAAAATGCTTCAGCCAGTGCCGCCCGGCTCCAGGGCCAAAGAG AGCGCTTTGATGGCCTACAAGGTGGCTTTGGGCAAATGGGATAGGGATCCCCTGCAGCACTCCTGCAAAGCGTATTGCACGGCCCGACAGGAGCTCGCCGTTCTGCTCACCCTCAAGCATCCGAATATTGTGCCCTTGGTGGGTATTTGCATTAAACCATTGGctctggtgctggagctggcaccGCAGGGCGGCTTGGATGCCCTGCTACGGCAGTACCGACGCAGCGGCGCTCACATGGGTCCGCACACATTCCAGACACTGGTGCTGCAGGCCGCGCGGGCCATTGAGTATTTGCATCGCCGTAGAATCATCTATCGGGATCTTAAGTCGGAGAATGTGCTGGTGTGggagctgccgcagccgcacaCCGAGGACAGTCCCCGCAATCATGTGCACATCAAGATTGCCGACTATGGCATTAGCCGGCAGACAGCGCCCAGCGGCGCCAAGGGCTTTGGCGGCACCGAGGGATTCATGGCACCCGAGATAATACGCTACAACGGGGAGGAAGAGTACACAGAGAAG GTCGATTGCTTCTCCTTTGGCATGTTCATCTACGAAAACATTAGCTTGAGGCAGCCCTTCGAGGGACACGAGTCCATTAAGGAGTGCATCTTGGAGGGCAGCCGACCGGCACTCACGCAACGGGAGACACAGTTTCCCACCTGCTGCCTGGATCTGATGGTTCTCTGTTGGCACGAGCAGCCCCGTCGTCGTCCCACAGCGAGTCAGATTGTGTCCATACTGAGTGCACCGGAGTGCATCCATTTGCTGGATGTGGTGGCCCTGCCGCATAGCGAAAAGATTGTCTGCGGCGTCTTTCAGTCAACGATTGGCATGGGGGACGAGGAACGTTGCGGCctggagctgtggctgccCGCCTTCGGCTCCCGCATTGACATACTCGATTGCACGCCATCCGGCTGCCTGGTGCAGTGCAACAGCATCAGTTGTGCCCCACAGCCGCAGGTGGGTCCCCCCAAGACGCCCGAGAACGGCAGCCAGTCCCGTTCCCGCTCTGCGCAGCGCCAGCCCAAGATGAAcatgctctgctgctgcctggtggGCGAGGCCATCTGGATGGGTGACGTTTCCGGCAACCTGCACGCCTACAGCACCACCACCTACGCCCACTTGTTCTCCTACATGCTGGATCCGGCCATCAAGTCGGCTGTGGTGAGCCTCGTCTACATGGAGAAGATTGCCCGCGTGGCCGTGGGCCTGCACAATGGTCGAGTGTTCCTGGTCGATGCCACAATGATGCCCACAAATTGCGCCTTTGCCGAGGGCTCCTTTGTGCTCACAGAGATCTGTTCGGGCTTTGTTCTGCACGCTGCTTGCTCCGTGCTGATCGATGG CACCTATGAACTTTGGTGCGGCGAAATAGCTGGCAAGATAAATGTATTCCCCCTGAGCGAGTCGGGCGTTAGTGGCCATCAGGCGCTGTGTCACAGCGAGGAACCCAATCTAATTGAGGATGTCAAGGTGGCGAGGCTGTGCAGCAATGAGAATCATGTCTTTAGTTGCCTCTATCCCGGCTGCATGGTGTACCAGTGGGGCGTCACCTCGAAGCGCATCGAGAACAAGTTGGATTGCTCCAAGCTGCTGCCGTGCTCCGAGTCCCTCCAGAGCATTGCCATCGATGAGCATGTGAGTCTCATCAAGTGCCAGATCTCCGCGCTGGCAGCACACAACACAGAGCTCTACATAGGCACCACTTGGGGCTGTCTGATCGTGGCCGAGCTGCAGACACTGCGGCCGATCAGTGTTTTCCGACCGTACGAGAATGAG aTAAAAGCCATCATAACGCTTTCGAATGACAAGGTGCCGTTGATCGCCACCATTGGGCGACGCTATCGCTCTCTGATCTCCCGCTACGTGGACTCTGCCGAGTCGTCCAGTTCGTGCTCTGCTGtcagcacacccacacacggcGCTGCCAAATCCTTGCCTCCCGTTGATGTGGATAATCACATTCATTGCCTGTTGTGGCGCGCCAAGCACTGGACCTAG